One region of Culex pipiens pallens isolate TS chromosome 2, TS_CPP_V2, whole genome shotgun sequence genomic DNA includes:
- the LOC120412750 gene encoding SET and MYND domain-containing protein DDB_G0273589-like: MTNFHSEFDAKCGRGYATLMNQIRSQFGEEFGMLLDVTLYRDYALKQRDIFDIPEQGKCDEVAAKLRQQGNRLYMAKKYEEALKKYNESLCFAEAGSEQVGMGFANRSAVYHEQGEFEFALANIALARKHNYPANLMPKLLAREHSCRDKLDDGQSKGTGPFPRMDLNVSVNPKIPCVADGIRMKVYDEFGRGMVAERDFQAGAVILDEKAALAITTLETRYSHCGRCVKQLTYSLIPCSGCVSTLYCSEECLREDERFAHRFECAIADKIRNVLEYSSIVGPKLFFYGLTLFGDDLQAMMDYCKGASARGVGDPFKLDLRNNDRLEQFKELQKAGVHHITEVDHAYRISAAAMYVVFMKHPLVQQIVKTEAQREFMLHSFLKYIRNSIASMLDWREGGIAGPTVSMLPLLGTLCNHSCDPNAVFGIHSGRFKLAVIRPIRQGEQITSSYGPTWWEPNPDYDCTYKCRCPVCKHGGANWKLNEQELPTAAVKHLTVIRKGLETETGVNKADLLNMAQQFVNRYAQYHPSYVFSAVLKAYRLFMIVGMFRAERNQERAQAMAALEENV, encoded by the exons ATGACCAACTTCCACAGCGAGTTCGATGCCAAGTGTGGCCGCGGGTACGCTACCTTGATGAACCAAATCCGGTCCCAGTTTGGCGAAGAGTTTGGCATGCTGCTGGACGTGACGCTGTACCGGGATTACGCCCTGAAGCAGCGTGACATCTTCGACATTCCGGAGCAGGGGAAGTGCGACGAGGTGGCCGCCAAGCTGCGCCAGCAAGGGAACCGGCTGTACATGGCCAAGAAGTATGAGGAAGCGCTGAAAAAGTATAACGAGAGCTTGTGCTTTGCGGAGGCCGGTTCCGAGCAGGTTGGGATGGGGTTTGCTAATAG GTCCGCAGTTTACCACGAGCAGGGAGAGTTCGAGTTTGCGCTGGCCAACATTGCTCTCGCTAGGAAGCACAACTATCCGGCGAATTTGATGCCGAAGCTGTTGGCAAGGGAGCATAGCTGTCGGGACAAACTCGACGATGGTCAGTCGAAGGGCACGGGGCCATTTCCCCGGATGGACTTAAATGTCAGTGTGAATCCGAAGATTCCCTGCGTTGCCGATGGAATAAGGATGAAGGTTTACGATGAGTTTGGGCGAGGAATGGTCGCCGAGCGGGACTTCCAAGCTGGGGCCGTAATTCTGGACGAGAAAGCGGCCTTGGCCATTACCACGCTGGAGACGCGGTACTCGCACTGTGGACGCTGTGTTAAGCAGCTCACCTACAGCCTGATTCCCTGCTCGGGTTGCGTTTCGACTTTGTACTGCAGCGAGGAATGTCTGCGAGAGGATGAGCGATTCGCGCACCGTTTCGAATGCGCCATAGCGGACAAGATTCGGAATGTGCTGGAGTATTCGTCAATCGTGGGACCGAAGCTCTTTTTCTACGGGTTGACTCTGTTCGGAGACGACCTGCAAGCCATGATGGATTACTGTAAAGGAGCGTCGGCCAGGGGCGTTGGCGACCCGTTCAAGCTGGACTTGCGCAACAATGATAGGCTTGAGCAATTCAAAGAACTTCAGAAGGCTGGCGTTCATCACATCACCGAAGTAGATCACGCTTATCGTATCAGCGCCGCTGCAATGTACGTGGTCTTTATGAAGCACCCGCTCGTCCAGCAGATTGTCAAGACCGAAGCCCAGCGCGAGTTTATGTTGCACAGCTTTTTGAAGTACATCCGAAACTCGATCGCCTCCATGCTGGACTGGCGCGAAGGCGGTATAGCCGGGCCCACCGTTAGCATGCTCCCGCTGTTGGGTACACTCTGTAACCATTCGTGCGATCCCAACGCCGTTTTCGGCATCCACAGTGGCCGCTTCAAGCTGGCTGTAATTCGTCCGATTCGCCAGGGTGAACAGATTACGTCGTCTTACGGGCCCACCTGGTGGGAACCGAACCCCGACTACGACTGCACCTACAAGTGCCGCTGTCCGGTTTGCAAGCATGGCGGCGCGAACTGGAAGCTCAACGAGCAAGAACTTCCGACAGCGGCCGTGAAACACCTGACCGTGATTCGCAAAGGGCTGGAGACCGAAACGGGAGTCAACAAGGCGGACTTGCTCAACATGGCGCAGCAGTTTGTGAACCGCTACGCGCAGTATCATCCCAGCTATGTGTTCAGCGCCGTGCTAAAGGCGTACCGACTGTTTATGATCGTTGGGATGTTCAGGGCCGAGAGGAACCAGGAGCGAGCGCAGGCAATGGCCGCACTGGaggaaaatgtttga